One Streptococcus gallolyticus subsp. gallolyticus DSM 16831 DNA window includes the following coding sequences:
- a CDS encoding phage tail protein: MITFLDENDVEYGALSTIKATNAVNGERSLTGTIVSGDYVLSNLERGWRLRFDDEYYVVTYAKPIDEGRDVQVTFDAVHQFFWDFDKSSVYDQLTDGSHTFVAYLDFIFKNSGYSYTVDSALNVYAFEKQSFGLKKRLTLFNDVITSTGVEFQVNGKVVRILEKVGTDLSTVVRKNFNMNELTIEKNIGDFVTYQKGYGAYFDEEDHSKGRLEVEYTSTLASVYGKLEAEPLVDERYTQSSSLLSALKENVDNSYTISVSLDMEDLTRAGYKYTQPIAGDYIMAINETLDFQEKIRIVSFTSEYDVQGTLVKHEVTCNDIGTAKKLTASYNTTKRQASTASVNATRAYSIANRALVSADGKNTNYYGNSFPQDTPKGTLKTGDLLFLTVGDTVKQYYWNGADWIINPVVSDVEAFKEQIAEELKEVPDREEFEATIAQELATSKVEIETQIDTAKTQAETNAKAYADEINQATAEVAAQANTTANSLKSDLAKVQTDLTTVSNTANSAKTSASEAKQQLTAVANDLNTAKQDLQTQASQLQAQASAQIELTNRVSSVEETANGTKTAVSELSKTVDSNTQNITSVTARTKVVEDDLASTKTTLSQVQTTANSASSKTTTLETGLNGLTAKFETLKIGSRNYFKNSKSRKYYINSTETQDVRTYIDDEFWQNDTRFTKNYVRMSFDIAFNPALPSNFTTNVHFSASPWYNCGGITFKGGTTALQHFDLKFDLSGAGDSYKTDNVFIRLNNTLPLNTAVSLENFNLYLSAVVEDYSQNEADIESKVAEYKQTAEQNYASLQSNLQTLDGTVKQNKSEFDQTASQIKSSISAVEGKASELDGDITKLNTTLTQTANGLEQLSTQVTSQGNTITSHTNSINSLSTGLSAKVSQTDFNTLSGRVTTAENNITAKANELSSKISSVEGNIPSGEMNLVEYGRPADGYSPYKNAEYATHSFYYNGAYKMYIIKNTATSEKMLGMNHFKVERNTDYTLYFKGFNNSAITHMDVWFLKRVNGSTKEFDSAQILVSGRKLSISKAEDVSVTFNTGNYDEGYIRFDNNGSTTAGTEAQLFFGDVSVKKGKSNNGWSPSQAELASSQDLKIAQSEIKMTTDLISMNLSALDDSTVKSASLTINADGIVMKAGKSTTDVANAIGAYFAVNQNAINLFSDKINVKANMIVDGAITSAKIASKSINTAHLNGKIITADVISSNAITADAIKAGAVTTDKMTANSINGDRITVGTLDAAKIKAGSITASQIASGTITSNQIKAGGISAANIATGAITADKIAANSINSDKIVSNGLTADVIKGGTLTATNNAMQISLTTGKLEFFTSAATMRRVLTDYPNQFIKFDTGMYGSIKCGVTVIGSNRNGSSENSNDGAFAGVRIWNGYNNSDAMDRIELVGDTIRLVHSAYDSPKGWEFYNWNNNGSPLLKLYGADAGQRAGSYIEAGDIHIMRSDGTYMSLKSILNTFNGNFSANGGTYYPNGI; this comes from the coding sequence TTGATTACATTTTTAGATGAAAATGACGTTGAATATGGCGCTCTGTCTACTATCAAGGCGACTAATGCTGTTAACGGTGAACGGTCGTTGACTGGAACAATCGTATCTGGTGATTACGTTCTGTCTAATCTTGAGCGTGGTTGGCGATTGCGATTTGACGATGAGTATTACGTCGTGACTTATGCTAAACCAATTGATGAAGGTAGAGACGTTCAAGTGACGTTTGACGCTGTTCATCAGTTCTTCTGGGACTTTGACAAGTCATCAGTCTATGACCAGTTGACAGACGGTTCGCACACCTTTGTTGCTTATCTTGATTTCATCTTCAAGAACAGTGGTTATTCTTATACAGTCGATTCTGCATTAAACGTTTATGCATTTGAAAAACAATCATTTGGCCTTAAGAAACGTTTGACACTTTTTAATGACGTTATCACATCTACTGGTGTTGAATTTCAAGTTAACGGTAAAGTTGTTCGTATTTTAGAAAAAGTTGGCACAGACTTGTCAACAGTCGTCCGTAAAAACTTTAATATGAACGAGTTGACGATTGAAAAGAATATCGGCGATTTTGTCACTTACCAAAAAGGTTATGGCGCTTATTTTGACGAGGAAGACCATTCCAAAGGACGGCTAGAGGTTGAATACACAAGCACCTTAGCCAGTGTTTATGGCAAGTTAGAAGCCGAGCCACTCGTTGACGAACGTTACACACAAAGCAGTAGCTTGTTATCTGCTTTGAAAGAAAACGTTGATAATTCTTACACCATTTCTGTTAGCCTTGACATGGAAGATTTGACTCGTGCTGGTTATAAATACACACAGCCAATTGCTGGCGATTATATCATGGCAATCAATGAGACGCTTGATTTCCAAGAGAAAATCAGAATTGTGTCATTTACTAGTGAGTATGATGTTCAAGGAACGCTTGTCAAACACGAGGTGACTTGTAATGACATTGGCACGGCTAAGAAATTAACAGCTAGCTACAATACAACAAAGCGTCAGGCGTCAACTGCTTCAGTCAATGCTACAAGGGCTTACAGCATAGCTAACAGGGCACTTGTTTCAGCAGACGGAAAAAATACCAATTACTATGGTAATAGTTTTCCACAGGATACACCCAAAGGCACATTAAAGACTGGTGATTTATTGTTTTTGACTGTTGGTGATACAGTTAAGCAGTATTATTGGAACGGTGCAGATTGGATAATCAATCCAGTTGTTAGCGACGTTGAAGCGTTCAAGGAACAGATAGCTGAGGAACTAAAAGAAGTTCCAGACCGTGAAGAATTCGAAGCGACTATTGCGCAAGAACTCGCCACATCAAAAGTGGAAATTGAAACGCAGATTGACACAGCTAAAACGCAGGCAGAAACTAACGCTAAAGCATACGCTGATGAAATCAACCAGGCAACAGCAGAAGTCGCAGCACAAGCGAACACGACTGCTAACAGTTTAAAATCCGATTTAGCCAAAGTGCAAACTGATTTAACCACAGTGTCAAATACTGCTAACAGTGCTAAAACGTCAGCGAGTGAAGCCAAACAACAACTCACCGCAGTAGCTAACGATTTGAACACTGCTAAGCAAGACTTACAAACACAGGCTAGTCAGTTACAAGCACAAGCCAGCGCACAGATTGAATTGACAAATCGTGTCTCATCAGTCGAAGAAACAGCAAACGGTACGAAGACGGCTGTCAGCGAATTGAGCAAGACAGTAGATAGTAATACCCAAAATATTACTAGCGTAACTGCCAGAACTAAAGTAGTTGAAGATGACTTGGCAAGCACTAAAACGACTTTGTCACAAGTACAGACAACAGCTAACAGCGCAAGTAGTAAGACTACCACGCTTGAAACTGGATTGAATGGGTTGACTGCGAAGTTTGAAACTTTGAAAATCGGTAGTCGAAACTATTTCAAAAATTCAAAATCACGTAAATACTATATTAATAGTACAGAAACACAAGACGTCAGAACTTATATTGATGATGAATTTTGGCAAAATGATACTCGTTTTACTAAAAACTACGTGAGAATGTCTTTTGATATTGCTTTCAATCCAGCTTTGCCATCAAATTTCACAACGAATGTGCATTTTAGTGCTAGCCCTTGGTATAACTGCGGTGGCATTACATTCAAAGGTGGCACAACTGCTTTACAACACTTTGATTTGAAGTTTGATTTGAGTGGTGCTGGTGACAGCTACAAAACGGATAATGTATTCATTCGTTTAAATAATACACTTCCACTTAATACAGCTGTAAGTCTTGAAAACTTTAATCTCTACTTATCTGCGGTAGTTGAAGACTACAGTCAAAATGAAGCCGACATTGAATCGAAAGTCGCTGAGTACAAGCAGACTGCAGAGCAAAACTACGCAAGCTTGCAGTCCAACTTACAAACATTAGACGGTACGGTTAAGCAGAATAAGTCAGAGTTCGACCAAACAGCTAGTCAGATTAAAAGTAGTATTTCAGCAGTTGAGGGGAAAGCTAGTGAGTTGGACGGCGACATCACTAAACTAAACACTACTCTCACTCAAACCGCAAACGGTCTTGAACAGCTTAGCACGCAAGTAACATCGCAAGGAAACACAATTACATCACACACTAACTCGATTAATTCATTATCAACTGGTTTAAGTGCCAAAGTCTCACAGACTGATTTCAATACGCTGTCTGGTCGTGTGACAACTGCAGAAAATAACATTACAGCTAAAGCTAACGAGTTAAGCAGTAAGATTAGTAGTGTCGAAGGTAATATTCCAAGCGGTGAAATGAACCTTGTCGAGTATGGCAGACCAGCTGATGGCTACAGTCCATATAAGAATGCAGAATACGCAACACACTCATTTTATTACAATGGCGCTTATAAAATGTATATCATTAAAAATACGGCTACCAGCGAGAAAATGTTAGGCATGAATCACTTTAAAGTTGAACGTAATACTGATTACACTTTATATTTTAAAGGTTTTAACAATAGCGCTATTACTCATATGGATGTCTGGTTTTTGAAGCGTGTTAACGGAAGTACGAAGGAATTTGACTCAGCTCAAATCTTAGTTAGCGGTCGCAAGTTATCAATTTCAAAAGCAGAAGATGTCTCGGTAACTTTCAATACTGGCAACTATGATGAAGGTTATATTCGTTTTGACAACAACGGTTCAACAACTGCGGGTACGGAAGCTCAGCTATTTTTTGGTGATGTTTCAGTTAAAAAAGGCAAATCAAACAATGGCTGGAGTCCTTCACAAGCTGAACTAGCAAGTAGTCAAGATTTAAAGATTGCGCAGTCTGAAATCAAAATGACTACTGACTTGATTTCAATGAATTTATCTGCATTAGATGATTCAACGGTTAAGAGTGCTAGCTTGACTATTAATGCAGACGGAATCGTCATGAAAGCTGGCAAGTCAACGACTGATGTTGCTAATGCTATAGGGGCTTATTTTGCCGTTAATCAAAACGCTATTAATCTGTTTTCTGACAAGATTAACGTCAAAGCAAATATGATTGTTGACGGTGCTATCACAAGCGCCAAAATAGCCAGTAAGTCAATCAACACAGCACATTTGAACGGTAAAATCATCACAGCTGATGTGATTTCAAGCAATGCGATTACAGCTGACGCGATTAAAGCAGGGGCTGTTACGACTGACAAAATGACAGCGAACAGTATCAATGGTGACCGTATCACAGTTGGCACATTAGACGCTGCTAAAATCAAGGCTGGTAGTATTACAGCTAGTCAAATTGCAAGTGGTACGATTACAAGCAATCAGATTAAGGCTGGTGGAATTAGTGCAGCGAATATTGCTACGGGAGCGATAACGGCTGATAAAATAGCGGCGAATTCAATTAATTCAGACAAAATTGTTTCAAATGGTTTGACAGCAGATGTTATTAAAGGCGGAACGTTAACCGCTACAAACAATGCTATGCAAATCAGTTTAACAACTGGTAAACTTGAATTTTTCACAAGTGCCGCTACTATGCGACGTGTATTGACTGATTACCCTAACCAATTCATTAAATTTGATACAGGTATGTATGGTTCGATTAAATGTGGTGTGACCGTGATTGGTTCAAATCGTAATGGTAGCAGTGAAAATAGTAACGATGGTGCTTTTGCTGGTGTCAGGATTTGGAATGGCTATAACAATTCGGACGCTATGGACCGCATTGAGCTTGTAGGTGATACTATCCGATTAGTTCATTCAGCGTATGATTCACCGAAAGGTTGGGAGTTCTATAATTGGAATAATAACGGTTCGCCTCTGCTTAAATTGTATGGCGCTGATGCAGGTCAACGTGCTGGTTCTTACATTGAGGCGGGAGATATCCATATCATGAGAAGTGATGGCACGTACATGTCTTTAAAATCGATTCTTAATACTTTCAATGGTAACTTTTCAGCCAATGGTGGGACCTATTACCCTAACGGTATCTAA
- a CDS encoding DUF7365 family protein: MAEKELMHWLMTTVFPVALSVASFYIVTKNNTASLEHRLTELEAINKSQEKMIDMHASRLDKHDEEQKTMQGMIEQIKNLSENVGELKADLKEIKERI; encoded by the coding sequence ATGGCTGAAAAAGAACTAATGCATTGGCTGATGACGACAGTCTTTCCAGTAGCTCTTTCTGTTGCAAGTTTTTATATTGTCACCAAAAACAACACAGCAAGTCTTGAACATCGTTTAACTGAACTTGAAGCAATTAATAAATCACAAGAAAAGATGATTGATATGCACGCTTCAAGGCTTGATAAACATGACGAAGAACAAAAAACGATGCAAGGAATGATTGAGCAAATTAAAAACTTATCTGAAAACGTCGGCGAACTAAAAGCAGATTTAAAAGAAATTAAGGAGCGCATATGA
- a CDS encoding holin — protein sequence MNEYVKKLGIKVLKTMAQSAVGVIGASTLITQVDWRVVVSTALLSGLVCVLTNLSDLKEEEVNEN from the coding sequence ATGAACGAATATGTTAAGAAACTAGGAATCAAAGTTTTAAAAACCATGGCACAATCAGCAGTTGGTGTCATTGGAGCTAGCACGTTGATTACACAAGTCGATTGGAGAGTGGTTGTTTCAACCGCTCTTTTATCTGGTCTCGTTTGTGTTCTCACAAATTTATCTGATTTGAAAGAGGAGGAAGTCAATGAAAATTAA
- a CDS encoding LysM peptidoglycan-binding domain-containing protein, with translation MKIKRTLVSFALVVVLLLQSTAYAAVGDQGVDWSRYQGTNGIFGYAHDKFAIIQIGGINGGGMYGQTTYETQVASAIAQGKRAHTYIWYQVGGNASLGEQVLNTFLPQVQTPKGSIVALDYESGASADKQANTNAILHGMRMIKAAGYTPMYYSYKPYTVANVYVDQIIREFPNSLWMAAYPDYNVTPTPNYNVFPSMDGVAIYQFTSTYIAGGLDGNIDLTGITDNGYTKNNNPKTETPAISQGQQADNTPKSDIAVGNQVKVKFSANAWATGEGIPDWVKGRTYDVAQVSGNRVLLAGINSWINKSDIEIISVANTQATQSTTTSTYTVQSGDTLSGIASQFGTSYQTLATLNGISNPNLIYVGQVLQVTSSASTGSVYYTVRVGDNLSSIASRYSTSYQSIAALNGLANPNLIYAGQTLKIK, from the coding sequence ATGAAAATTAAACGGACTCTTGTCAGCTTTGCGTTAGTAGTTGTCTTATTGTTGCAATCAACGGCTTATGCTGCAGTTGGCGACCAAGGCGTGGACTGGTCGCGTTACCAAGGTACGAATGGAATTTTTGGGTATGCGCACGATAAGTTTGCCATTATCCAAATTGGCGGTATCAATGGTGGCGGTATGTACGGACAAACGACATATGAAACGCAAGTTGCTTCGGCTATCGCTCAAGGCAAACGCGCACATACTTATATTTGGTATCAAGTCGGCGGAAATGCAAGTCTTGGTGAACAAGTCTTAAATACATTCTTGCCACAGGTTCAAACACCTAAAGGCTCAATCGTAGCCTTGGACTACGAAAGTGGTGCTAGCGCTGACAAGCAAGCGAATACTAACGCAATCTTGCATGGTATGCGTATGATTAAAGCTGCAGGTTATACACCTATGTATTACAGCTATAAACCCTATACAGTAGCTAACGTGTATGTCGACCAAATCATTCGTGAGTTCCCAAATTCACTTTGGATGGCTGCTTATCCAGACTATAATGTAACGCCAACACCAAATTACAATGTCTTTCCAAGTATGGACGGTGTAGCAATCTACCAATTTACGTCAACATATATTGCTGGTGGTCTTGACGGTAATATTGATTTAACTGGTATTACGGACAATGGCTATACTAAGAACAATAATCCTAAAACTGAAACACCAGCTATTAGTCAAGGTCAACAAGCGGACAACACGCCTAAATCTGACATTGCTGTAGGAAACCAAGTTAAGGTTAAATTTAGTGCTAACGCATGGGCGACTGGTGAAGGTATTCCAGACTGGGTTAAAGGTCGCACATATGACGTAGCTCAAGTGTCTGGTAACCGTGTATTGCTGGCTGGTATTAACTCATGGATTAATAAATCAGACATTGAAATTATTTCAGTAGCTAACACACAGGCAACGCAATCGACTACAACTAGCACTTACACAGTTCAATCTGGTGACACGCTTTCTGGTATTGCTTCACAATTTGGAACAAGCTATCAAACACTAGCAACTCTTAATGGGATTTCAAACCCAAATTTGATTTATGTCGGACAAGTCTTACAAGTGACTAGTTCAGCAAGCACTGGTTCAGTTTACTATACAGTACGTGTTGGTGATAATCTATCAAGCATTGCAAGTCGCTATAGTACAAGCTACCAATCAATCGCAGCACTAAACGGTCTTGCTAATCCAAACTTGATTTATGCAGGTCAAACACTTAAAATTAAATAG
- a CDS encoding Panacea domain-containing protein produces MVPALFVANYIIEYSNAKSYVINNLKLQKILYFVNARNIVENGSPLFEEEMEKWKYGPVVPSVYHEYKRFGAFTISDNDLVREYIVFDTNPFANLSDLRIVKYESEDVENHQLIEDTVDALSDFDPFDLVDITHSHTPWKKEEPRIKDGVKGIKYTTEEIKEYFEDNKEAMIWDH; encoded by the coding sequence ATGGTACCAGCACTATTTGTTGCGAATTACATCATAGAGTATTCTAACGCAAAAAGCTATGTAATCAACAATCTTAAATTACAAAAGATTTTATATTTTGTAAACGCAAGAAATATTGTTGAAAATGGTAGCCCTCTTTTTGAAGAAGAAATGGAAAAATGGAAATATGGACCAGTAGTTCCAAGTGTATATCATGAGTATAAACGATTTGGCGCCTTCACCATTTCTGATAATGATCTTGTCAGAGAATATATTGTATTTGATACTAATCCATTTGCTAATTTATCTGATTTAAGAATTGTTAAATATGAATCTGAAGATGTTGAAAATCATCAATTAATTGAGGACACCGTAGATGCTTTATCAGATTTCGATCCCTTTGATCTTGTAGATATAACACATTCACATACTCCTTGGAAAAAAGAGGAGCCAAGAATTAAAGACGGTGTTAAAGGGATAAAATATACTACTGAAGAAATAAAAGAATATTTTGAAGATAATAAAGAGGCTATGATATGGGATCATTAG
- a CDS encoding MarC family protein: MKEFGLMFMAFFAIMNPLSNLPAYMALVADDNDRISHKIATKSLLIAFVVITFFVMTGHLIFNLFGITLSSLRIAGGILVAIIGYHMLNGVHAPSAKGMESQPSDPMEVAISPLAVPLLAGPGTIATAINLSHGDIKKQVMTILAFGLLCLLTYFILREAKRISSALGKSGMSIITKMMGLILTTIGIQMLVTGIQLTFHLS; the protein is encoded by the coding sequence ATGAAGGAATTCGGACTTATGTTTATGGCATTTTTTGCTATTATGAACCCTTTGTCGAATCTCCCCGCCTACATGGCCCTTGTGGCAGATGATAATGATCGTATCTCTCATAAAATTGCTACTAAAAGCCTTTTAATTGCTTTTGTGGTTATTACGTTTTTTGTCATGACGGGTCACCTCATTTTCAATTTATTTGGAATTACACTTTCTTCCCTTAGAATTGCTGGGGGGATTCTAGTGGCGATTATTGGTTACCATATGCTAAACGGTGTACATGCTCCCTCTGCAAAAGGAATGGAAAGTCAACCATCCGATCCAATGGAAGTAGCAATATCCCCGTTAGCGGTACCATTATTAGCAGGTCCAGGGACAATAGCGACTGCAATTAATCTTTCGCATGGTGATATTAAAAAGCAAGTTATGACCATACTAGCTTTTGGACTTCTTTGTTTGTTGACCTACTTTATTTTAAGAGAAGCCAAAAGAATTTCATCAGCATTGGGAAAATCGGGCATGAGTATCATCACTAAAATGATGGGGTTAATCTTAACAACAATTGGCATTCAAATGTTGGTTACAGGTATACAATTGACTTTTCATCTAAGCTAA
- a CDS encoding nicotinate phosphoribosyltransferase — translation MYQDDSLTLHTDLYQINMMQVYFDQGIHNKNAVFEIFFRKEPFANGYAVFAGLQRMVEYLENLHFTETDIAYLEDLGYPADFIAYLKDFKLELTIRSAKEGDLVFANEPIVQVEGPLAQCQLVETALLNIVNFQTLIATKAARIRSVIDDEPLLEFGSRRAQEMDAAIWGTRAAVIGGANATSNVRAGKMFDIPVSGTHAHALVQAYGDDYEAFMAYAGTHKDCVFLVDTYDTLRLGVPAAIRVANELGDKINFLGVRIDSGDMAYLSKKIRKQLDAAGYPNAKIYASNDLDENTILNLKMQKAKIDVWGVGTKLITAYDQPALGAVYKIVSMEDENGVMQDTIKLSNNAEKVSTPGKKQVWRITSRERNKTEGDYITFTDTDVNKLDEVYMFHPTYTYINKTVKDFEAVPLLVDIFDKGKLVYNLPSLSEIQEYARKEFDKLWDEYKRLLNPQDYPVDLSQEVWQNKMDLIDRIRKEAQQKGEVK, via the coding sequence ATGTATCAAGATGATAGTTTAACTCTCCATACAGATTTGTATCAAATCAATATGATGCAAGTTTACTTTGATCAAGGCATTCACAATAAGAATGCAGTTTTTGAAATCTTTTTCCGTAAAGAACCATTCGCCAATGGCTATGCTGTTTTTGCTGGTTTGCAACGTATGGTTGAATACCTTGAAAACCTTCATTTTACAGAAACAGACATTGCTTATCTAGAAGATTTAGGTTATCCAGCTGATTTTATTGCTTATTTGAAAGACTTCAAATTGGAATTAACCATTCGTTCAGCTAAAGAAGGTGACTTGGTTTTTGCTAATGAACCAATCGTTCAAGTCGAAGGACCGCTTGCCCAATGTCAATTAGTTGAAACAGCTTTGCTTAACATTGTCAATTTCCAAACATTGATTGCGACAAAAGCTGCTCGTATTCGTTCTGTCATTGATGATGAGCCCTTGCTAGAATTCGGTAGTCGTCGTGCTCAAGAAATGGACGCAGCTATTTGGGGAACACGTGCTGCCGTTATCGGTGGTGCGAATGCCACATCAAATGTTCGTGCAGGTAAAATGTTTGACATCCCAGTATCAGGAACACACGCACACGCTTTAGTTCAAGCTTATGGCGATGATTACGAAGCATTTATGGCTTATGCTGGCACTCACAAAGATTGTGTTTTCTTAGTCGATACATACGATACTCTTCGTCTTGGTGTTCCAGCAGCTATTCGCGTTGCTAATGAATTAGGTGATAAGATTAATTTCCTCGGTGTTCGTATTGACTCAGGAGATATGGCTTATTTGTCTAAAAAAATTCGTAAACAGTTAGATGCTGCAGGCTATCCAAATGCTAAGATTTACGCTTCAAACGACTTGGATGAAAATACCATTCTCAACCTTAAAATGCAAAAAGCCAAAATTGATGTCTGGGGCGTCGGAACAAAATTAATCACAGCTTACGACCAACCAGCACTTGGTGCAGTTTATAAGATTGTATCTATGGAAGATGAAAATGGTGTTATGCAAGATACGATTAAGTTGTCAAATAATGCCGAAAAAGTCTCTACACCAGGTAAAAAACAAGTGTGGCGCATTACTAGTCGTGAAAGAAATAAAACAGAGGGTGACTACATCACTTTCACAGATACTGATGTTAATAAACTTGACGAAGTTTACATGTTCCACCCAACATACACTTATATCAATAAAACAGTGAAAGATTTCGAAGCTGTGCCACTTCTTGTTGATATTTTTGACAAAGGGAAATTAGTTTATAACTTGCCATCTCTTTCTGAGATTCAAGAATATGCTCGTAAAGAATTTGACAAACTTTGGGACGAATATAAACGCCTGCTTAATCCACAAGATTATCCAGTTGACTTGTCACAAGAAGTTTGGCAAAACAAAATGGACCTTATCGACCGTATCCGCAAAGAAGCACAACAAAAAGGAGAAGTTAAATGA
- the nadE gene encoding ammonia-dependent NAD(+) synthetase — protein sequence MTLQEKIIAELGVKPSIDPKEEIRVSVDFLKDYLKKHSFLKSYVLGISGGQDSSLAGRLAQIAVEELRAETGDDSYKFIAVRLPYGVQADEEDAQRALKFIQPDASLVVNIKEGVDGQVRELEKAGIDVSDFNKGNIKARQRMITQYAVAGANSGAVIGTDHAAENITGFFTKFGDGGADVIPLYRLNKRQGKQLLAELGADPAIYEKIPTADLEENRPGIADEVALGVTYNDIDDYLEGKTVSSEAKEKIENWWRKTEHKRHLPITVFDDFWK from the coding sequence ATGACATTACAAGAAAAAATCATTGCCGAATTAGGGGTTAAACCAAGTATTGACCCTAAAGAGGAAATTCGCGTATCAGTTGATTTTCTTAAAGACTATTTGAAAAAACATTCTTTCCTTAAAAGTTATGTTTTAGGGATTTCTGGTGGACAAGATTCAAGCTTGGCAGGACGTTTGGCGCAAATCGCTGTAGAAGAACTCCGTGCAGAAACTGGCGATGACAGCTATAAATTTATTGCTGTGCGTCTGCCATATGGCGTTCAAGCTGATGAAGAAGATGCTCAACGTGCTCTTAAATTTATCCAGCCAGATGCTAGCCTTGTCGTTAATATCAAAGAAGGTGTTGACGGACAAGTTCGTGAACTTGAAAAAGCTGGCATTGACGTTTCAGATTTCAATAAAGGAAATATCAAAGCTCGTCAACGCATGATTACACAATATGCCGTTGCTGGAGCAAATAGCGGAGCTGTTATTGGTACTGATCATGCTGCTGAAAACATCACAGGTTTCTTCACTAAATTTGGTGACGGTGGTGCTGACGTTATCCCTCTTTATCGTTTAAACAAACGTCAAGGAAAACAATTGTTAGCAGAACTCGGTGCAGATCCTGCAATCTATGAAAAAATTCCAACAGCTGACTTGGAAGAAAATCGCCCAGGAATCGCAGATGAAGTTGCCTTAGGTGTCACATATAATGATATTGATGACTACCTTGAAGGTAAAACAGTTTCATCAGAAGCCAAAGAAAAAATTGAAAATTGGTGGCGTAAAACAGAACACAAACGTCACTTACCAATCACAGTATTTGACGATTTCTGGAAATAA